GAGGTCGGGCTGGATGCCGTGGCAGAGGATCTGGTGGAGCTGGTGTACCGGTTCGATGCCGACCTTGCGGCCGCCGCCCTGGTAGGCCTCGGTGGAATCGGTGAAGCGGTCGCAAAGGACGAAGTGGCCGGCGGCCAGCGCCGGCAGGATGACCTCGTGCAGGTGCTGGGCGCGGGAGGCGAACATCAGGGCCAGCTCGGCCATGGGCGCCAGACCGGCGGTGCGCGAGTCGAGCAGCAACCCGCGGATGGTCTCGCCCGCCGGGGTGCCGCCGGGCTCTCGCGTGAGGACGACTTCGAAGCCCCGGGCGCGCAGCACTGCCGCCAGCTTGCCCAGTTGCGTGCTTTTGCCGCAGCCGTCCAAGCCCTCGATGGTGATGAACTTGCCGCGCACCCTGGCCGCCATCGGGCCATCATACCATCCGCGGAAGGCGCGAGATTCCCGGCCGGAGTGTGCTAGACTCCGCATTTTCCGCCCGCTTGTTCGCATGCGTCTCGGCGACGACATTGACGACTATTGCTCGCGCTGCAAGCGCAGCACGGATCACTCGGTGGTGTCGCTGGCCGGGGAGAAGGTGCAGAAGGTGCGCTGCCGCACCTGCAACTACGAGCACACCTACCGGCACAACAAGGGCGGCAAGAAAGAAATGACCAAGAAAGAGGCGTTTGACCAGGTGCTGGCCAGCGTTATGGGAACGCAACCGGTGGAGGAGAAAAAGAGCGGGCGGAAGAAGTAGCCAGCCCGCCGATGCTTCGGCCGTCACAGAGCAGTTCAAGTCACTCAGGTCCCCCAAGTCCAAGACCCGGAGAATGAAAATGAAGACCTCTGCAGCGTGGAAGGTGCTGGCGCTGTGTGCTCTGTTGTTGCTGGCGTTGCCGGCGATGCCAGCGCGCAATCCGCTGAAGCCCGAGCCGCCACCCTCCATCACCATCACCGTGGACGCGAGCGAGGCGCCGCGCCACATCCTGCACGCGCGGTTGCTCATCCCAGCGACTCCGGGCGAGATGACGCTCTACTATCCCAAGTGGGTCCCGGGCGAGCACGGGCCTACGGGACCGATCGCGGATCTGGCGGGTGTGAAGTTTGCGTTCAACGGTCAGCCGCTGCCCTGGCGTCGCGACCTGGTGGACATGTACGCCTTCATCGTCCAGGTGCCGCAGGCCGCCACGACGCTCGAGGTGACGCTCGACTTCCTGCTACCTTCGCAGGGGATGTTCTCCGGCGGCGCCTCGGCCAGTGCGCAGATGGCGGTCCTCAGTTGGAACCAGGTGCTGCTGTATCCCAAGGGCTGGACCTCGGACGAGCTGACCTACTCCGCCACGCTGCGGCTGCCCCTGGGATGGAAGTACGGTACGGCGCTGGATACGGCGAAGGAATCGCCGCAGGGAGTGGAGTTCGCTCCCGTCTCGCTGACCACGCTGGTGGATTCGCCGGTGATCCTGGGCGCGCACTACCGCGCGGTGCCGCTGGCCGCGGGGGAGACGCCGAGCCACGAGATCGACATGGCGGCCGACAGCGAGGCGG
This is a stretch of genomic DNA from Terriglobales bacterium. It encodes these proteins:
- the tmk gene encoding dTMP kinase, translating into MAARVRGKFITIEGLDGCGKSTQLGKLAAVLRARGFEVVLTREPGGTPAGETIRGLLLDSRTAGLAPMAELALMFASRAQHLHEVILPALAAGHFVLCDRFTDSTEAYQGGGRKVGIEPVHQLHQILCHGIQPDLTLLMDSEVSASVARAHRRNTAASGPHDENRFEQESRAFFERVRNAYLAIAKREPERVVLLDARRPVETVHSEIVEAVCTRLLRTAKTA